In Tursiops truncatus isolate mTurTru1 chromosome X, mTurTru1.mat.Y, whole genome shotgun sequence, the following proteins share a genomic window:
- the LOC109549540 gene encoding LOW QUALITY PROTEIN: extracellular matrix protein 2 (The sequence of the model RefSeq protein was modified relative to this genomic sequence to represent the inferred CDS: deleted 1 base in 1 codon; substituted 1 base at 1 genomic stop codon) produces the protein MEQAVPSLPASCLLAQAAIACGNVKMKHVPALSDPSLTTLYLAENEIAEIPAHAFLGAPNLEWLDLNKNKLDALGLHPDAFKSLTRLTRLNLDGNSLSTVPALPASLQELNLNNNLPQGLQRSSFRGLGQLLTLEVEGSHRLHDGNISPLAFQPLRSLLYLRLDRNRLRTIPPGLPASLQVTALGTNVIEEVTEGTRNRSRSLSVLALINNRLQEDRLAPRAWLDLPXLEALDLSYNRLVHVPSFLPRGLCRLTLHHNRIERIPGYVFMHMKPGLEVLHLSHNSLREDGIRGVSFLGLQASLAELLLDHNQLQAVPQGLLGLRALQVLSLSHKIRHVPLNSICDTRVAQDSNLISTHLENNLIDRRHIPPTTFSCIRAYHSVVLQPQQGEGASA, from the exons ATGGAGCAGGCCGTGCCCTCCCTGCCggcctcctgcctcctggcccaGGCGGCCATTGCCTGTGGCAACGTCAAGATGAAACACGTCCCTGCCCTGTCCGACCCCAGCCTGACGACGCTCTACCTGGCAG AGAATGAAATTGCCGAGATCCCGGCCCACGCGTTCCTGGGAGCGCCCAACCTGGAGTGGCTGGACTTGAACAAGAACAAGCTGGATGCCCTTGGCCTGCACCCCGATGCCTTCAAG AGTCTGACGCGGCTGACGCGGCTGAACCTGGATGGGAACTCACTCTCCACGGTGCCGGCCTTGCCTGCCTCCCTGCAGGAGCTCAACCTCAACAACAACCTTCCGCAGGGCCTGCAGCGCAGCAGCTTCCGGG GGCTCGGCCAGCTGCTCACACTGGAGGTGGAAGGG TCCCATCGGCTGCACGATGGGAACATCTCCCCGCTGGCCTTCCAACCCCTACGCAGCCTGCTCTACCTGAGGCTGGACCGGAACCGGCTGCGGACCATCCCGCCCGGCCTACCAGCCTCCCTGCAGGTGA CTGCCTTGGGCACCAACGTCATCGAGGAGGTGACAGAGGGCACACGGAACCGCAGCCGCAGCCTCAGCGTGCTGGCTCTCATCAACAACCGGCTCCAGGAGGACCGGCTGGCGCCCCGCGCTTGGCTCGATCTCCCGTGA CTGGAGGCCTTGGACTTGTCGTACAACCGGCTGGTGCACGTGCCCTCCTTCTTGCCCCGGGGCCTCTGCCGCCTGACACTGCACCACAACCGCATCGAGCGCATCCCCGGCTACGTGTTCATGCACATGAAGCCGGGCCTGGAGGTCCTGCATCTTTCCCACAATAGCCTGCGTGAGGACGGCATCCGCGGCGTGTCCTTCCTGGGCCTGCAAGCCTCCCTGGCCGAGCTGCTCCTGGACCACAACCAGCTGCAGGCCGTCCCACAGGGCCTCCTGGGCCTCAGGGCCCTGCAGGTGCTGAGCCTGAGCCACAAGATCAG GCACGTGCCCCTGAATTCCATCTGTGACACACGCGTGGCCCAGGACTCCAACCTCATCTCCACGCACCTGGAGAACAACCTTATAGACCGGCGTCATATCCCACCCACCACGTTCTCCTGCATCCGGGCCTACCACAGCGTGGTCCTCCAGCCCCAACAGGGGGAGGGGGCGTCCGCCTAG